Proteins co-encoded in one Prosthecobacter debontii genomic window:
- a CDS encoding beta strand repeat-containing protein: MIRISLLPYSLLACVIFPMTARAVNKADNTTNLNQGASWSGGTAPGVFDVAQWTSAFSATSAATPLLLGGNVTWGGITITNPGGDVLIGTGNTLTLGFSSPSGHSINMSSATQNLTIQSGLTLLSGSSQSWNIASGRTLTLSDGTFTRGTGATLNIQGTGTITTTNISNVQGIIGPWVTMGTGASIRYATVDGSNHIIAYTAGTAAATANLITDATGTVNYDLAAGGALGAGASFNTVRYIGAAASVTGDFSAKGILNAGTGALSFSGNVVIGGSRDLTLHAATGDITLTGNIANNSGGASTLTKTGANTVYLTGSNSYTGMTVINNGVLDVGNLSNGSLGSGGLLINGNGTLQGYGTFTRSFSSNVTPGTNQVAGQNGGFAARGGELILNFGGNATPSSIALNGSGYIFGNDFRFGSATADNKVVVLNPIVINSAGRRNITVISGVGGDSAELRGVLSNGGVGLSPSGITKSGTGLLILSAANTYTGVTQIAAGTLSIDSIADGGVVSNLGASSNAASNLVFDGGTLRYTGATASTDRSFTINAAKTATIEVTTAATNLTITGSTTATTGGLTKSGAGTLTLTGAMLHTGQNNITGGILDIGPMTNLGSGGLTFTNSAILQGNGTLNRTFSSNATPTAGQLSGQTGGFAARGGDLTLNLGSSIGLNTALYIFGTNFIFGSPTADSKVELTSDINLNSSNSDRVVTVNSGVGGDYAVLSGAISGATSGLRKEGMGLLTLTGANTYARITSVNGGTLLANYTGTVTTASSTGVGPVTVAAAGTLGGFGRVGTGSTLVTVNGRLSPGDTTLTDTRDTLTISGSLTLGSAATTQLEVASLSDHDKVVVTDTVTLDGIVNVDFTGFSSSNFSSNFTLDLFDWANLVSSGFTVGNGASGDLRFLNLDYGANVGTWDFSEFLSTGLNGGSISWNVVAVPEPTRVLFLVSGLGLVFLRRRRC; encoded by the coding sequence TTCTCTCCTTCCTTATTCTCTTCTCGCATGCGTGATTTTCCCGATGACCGCTCGGGCCGTCAACAAGGCTGATAATACGACGAATCTCAATCAAGGGGCGAGTTGGAGTGGAGGCACTGCACCTGGAGTCTTCGATGTAGCTCAATGGACGAGCGCTTTTTCTGCGACAAGTGCCGCCACCCCTCTGTTGCTTGGAGGCAATGTGACGTGGGGCGGGATCACGATCACCAATCCAGGTGGTGATGTACTCATTGGCACAGGCAATACGTTAACACTGGGTTTTTCCAGCCCTTCGGGCCACAGCATCAACATGAGTTCGGCGACTCAAAATCTGACCATTCAGTCTGGACTGACTTTGCTCAGTGGTTCCTCTCAGAGTTGGAATATCGCATCTGGCCGCACGCTTACCTTGAGCGACGGAACGTTCACTCGAGGCACAGGAGCTACTTTGAATATCCAAGGCACAGGCACCATCACGACGACGAATATCTCCAATGTCCAAGGCATCATAGGCCCTTGGGTCACGATGGGCACTGGTGCTTCCATTCGTTACGCGACGGTGGATGGATCCAACCATATTATCGCTTACACGGCAGGCACTGCGGCCGCTACGGCTAACCTGATCACCGATGCCACGGGCACGGTAAATTATGATCTTGCGGCGGGTGGAGCCTTGGGAGCAGGAGCTTCGTTTAACACCGTTCGTTACATCGGTGCTGCGGCAAGTGTGACGGGTGACTTCTCTGCCAAAGGGATCTTGAATGCTGGCACCGGAGCGCTTTCTTTCAGTGGCAACGTAGTCATCGGTGGTTCACGCGATCTCACCTTGCATGCGGCTACGGGGGACATCACTCTCACTGGAAACATTGCTAACAACAGTGGTGGAGCCTCGACGTTGACGAAGACGGGGGCCAATACGGTTTATCTCACCGGTAGCAATAGCTACACGGGCATGACGGTGATCAATAATGGCGTGCTGGATGTGGGGAATCTCAGCAATGGTTCTCTCGGATCAGGCGGTCTTCTGATCAATGGCAATGGCACTCTCCAAGGTTATGGAACCTTTACCCGCTCGTTCAGCAGCAATGTTACTCCCGGCACCAATCAAGTCGCAGGTCAAAACGGCGGTTTTGCAGCGCGTGGTGGGGAGTTGATCTTGAACTTCGGTGGTAATGCCACGCCTTCCAGCATCGCTCTCAATGGTTCCGGCTATATCTTTGGCAATGACTTCCGTTTTGGTTCGGCCACGGCAGATAATAAAGTGGTCGTTCTGAATCCCATTGTGATCAACAGTGCCGGACGCCGTAACATCACGGTCATCTCGGGGGTAGGTGGAGACTCTGCTGAGTTGCGCGGTGTCCTCTCCAATGGCGGCGTGGGATTGTCACCTTCCGGCATTACCAAGAGCGGCACGGGCCTGCTCATCCTGAGTGCCGCCAACACCTATACCGGTGTCACCCAGATCGCCGCAGGCACTCTGAGCATCGACTCCATTGCTGATGGCGGTGTGGTGAGTAACCTCGGCGCGTCCAGCAATGCAGCGAGCAATCTGGTTTTCGATGGTGGCACCCTTCGTTATACCGGTGCCACGGCCAGCACGGATCGCAGTTTCACCATCAATGCAGCCAAAACGGCGACGATTGAAGTCACAACAGCTGCCACGAATCTGACGATCACTGGCAGCACCACAGCGACCACAGGAGGGCTTACCAAAAGTGGTGCCGGCACTTTGACCCTGACTGGAGCGATGTTGCATACCGGGCAAAACAACATCACAGGGGGCATTCTGGATATTGGCCCGATGACCAACCTTGGCAGTGGAGGTTTAACCTTTACGAACAGTGCCATTCTGCAAGGGAACGGCACTTTGAATCGCACGTTTAGTTCCAACGCGACCCCGACCGCAGGGCAGCTGTCTGGCCAAACCGGTGGCTTTGCAGCGCGAGGTGGCGATCTTACCCTCAATCTGGGCAGCAGTATCGGCCTGAATACGGCTCTCTATATTTTTGGCACCAATTTCATCTTTGGTTCACCGACTGCCGACAGCAAGGTGGAGCTCACCAGCGATATTAATCTCAACTCATCCAACAGTGACCGCGTTGTCACGGTTAACTCAGGCGTCGGGGGGGATTACGCAGTGCTTTCCGGTGCCATCAGTGGCGCGACTTCGGGGTTGCGAAAAGAGGGCATGGGCCTGCTCACCTTGACCGGAGCCAATACTTACGCCCGCATCACCAGTGTCAACGGTGGCACGTTGTTGGCGAACTACACTGGGACTGTTACGACAGCTTCTTCGACGGGAGTCGGGCCAGTCACGGTGGCTGCAGCAGGCACTTTAGGCGGCTTCGGACGAGTGGGCACTGGCAGCACTCTGGTCACCGTCAATGGGCGGCTTAGCCCTGGCGATACCACTCTGACCGACACGCGTGATACTCTGACGATCAGTGGCAGTCTGACACTCGGTAGTGCTGCCACGACACAGCTCGAAGTCGCTTCACTCAGTGATCATGATAAGGTGGTTGTGACCGACACCGTCACGCTGGATGGCATCGTCAATGTGGACTTCACGGGTTTCAGTTCGTCCAACTTTTCCAGTAATTTCACCCTGGACCTCTTCGACTGGGCCAATCTCGTGTCTTCCGGCTTTACCGTGGGTAATGGTGCCAGTGGGGACCTGCGTTTCTTGAACCTTGATTATGGAGCGAATGTTGGAACCTGGGATTTCAGTGAATTCCTATCAACAGGGCTCAATGGCGGCAGCATCAGCTGGAATGTCGTTGCGGTTCCTGAGCCTACTCGTGTCTTATTTTTAGTGTCTGGGCTGGGCTTGGTGTTTCTGCGCCGACGTCGATGCTGA
- a CDS encoding cation diffusion facilitator family transporter, whose protein sequence is MSHNQVAARAVLWSIVLNAGLAVVKVTAGILGHSYALIADGIESVNDIFASLMVWVGLKVAEKPPDDDHPYGHGRAEQLAGLFSALSLLAAGGTIAWQSVHNIMHRHTSPEWFTLPILVVVIIVKEGLSRYAMRKSDETTSTALKGDAWHHRADAITSGAALLGISVALLGGDGYEMADDVAALVGCFIIFLNGFFMLKTALHENMDGAATEELYQEARDIGATVPGVKMIEKLRMKKSGLGYHMDIHVQVEGSLSVAEGHRIGHDVQDALKASDRRFLDIIVHVEPFGHAD, encoded by the coding sequence ATGAGTCACAATCAAGTCGCCGCTCGTGCTGTTCTATGGAGCATTGTGCTCAATGCCGGTCTGGCGGTGGTGAAAGTTACGGCTGGGATTCTAGGTCATTCCTATGCTTTGATCGCCGACGGCATTGAGTCCGTGAATGACATCTTCGCCTCATTGATGGTTTGGGTCGGGCTGAAGGTGGCTGAAAAGCCTCCAGATGATGATCATCCCTATGGCCATGGCCGCGCGGAGCAGCTGGCTGGATTATTTTCTGCCCTTTCATTGCTGGCTGCCGGGGGCACCATTGCCTGGCAGAGCGTGCACAACATCATGCATCGGCATACTTCGCCCGAATGGTTTACCCTGCCGATCTTGGTCGTGGTGATTATCGTGAAAGAAGGACTCTCACGCTATGCGATGCGGAAGAGCGATGAGACGACTAGCACCGCTCTCAAAGGCGATGCTTGGCATCATCGCGCGGATGCCATTACTTCTGGCGCAGCGTTGCTAGGCATCAGTGTGGCTTTGCTGGGTGGAGATGGCTACGAGATGGCTGATGATGTGGCGGCGCTGGTGGGCTGCTTCATCATTTTCCTCAATGGGTTCTTTATGCTGAAGACGGCGCTGCACGAAAACATGGATGGCGCAGCGACCGAGGAGCTTTATCAGGAAGCACGGGACATCGGTGCGACTGTGCCAGGTGTCAAAATGATCGAAAAACTGCGCATGAAGAAGTCTGGTCTCGGTTACCACATGGATATCCATGTGCAGGTGGAAGGTTCCTTATCCGTGGCAGAGGGGCATCGGATTGGCCATGACGTCCAGGATGCCTTGAAAGCTTCGGATCGGCGGTTTCTCGATATCATCGTGCATGTGGAGCCCTTTGGCCATGCGGATTGA